In the Hordeum vulgare subsp. vulgare chromosome 7H, MorexV3_pseudomolecules_assembly, whole genome shotgun sequence genome, one interval contains:
- the LOC123412837 gene encoding epoxide hydrolase A-like, producing the protein MASDGVITHRSVEVNGVRLHVAEAGPAGAPVVLLLHGFPELWYAWRHQMPALATAGYRAVAPDMPGYGDSEAPSAGPDKYTALHVVGDLVALIDSLGQKQVFVVAHDWGAIIAWSLCQFRPDRVKALVALSVPFTPRSPAVKPVDGVRALYGDDFYIVSFQEPGAIEAEFKRLGTELVLRKFFADRTASPLFIPKSGWGSPDDEVPLPSWITKQDIKYYTTKFDKSGFTGGMNYYRALNKTWELTSPWTGAEIVVPTKFIVGDLDLTYNIAGAQDFINKGGLKKFVPLLDGVVIMKDVGHFINEEKPEEINVLVINFIKKFN; encoded by the exons ATGGCCTCCGACGGCGTCATCACCCATCGCAGCGTCGAGGTTAACGGGGTGCGCCTGCACGTCGCCGAGGCCGGCCCCGCCGGAGCGCCCgtggtgctgctgctgcacgGGTTCCCGGAGCTGTGGTACGCCTGGCGGCACCAGATGCCCGCGCTGGCCACGGCGGGCTACCGCGCCGTCGCCCCCGACATGCCCGGCTACGGCGACTCCGAGGCGCCCTCCGCCGGCCCGGACAAGTACACTGCGCTGCATGTCGTCGGCGACCTTGTCGCGCTCATCGACTCCCTCGGCCAGAAGCAGGTCTTCGTGGTGGCGCACGACTGGGGCGCCATAATAGCCTGGAGCTTGTGCCAGTTCCGGCCTGACAGGGTGAAGGCGCTGGTCGCCTTGAGCGTCCCCTTCACCCCTCGGAGCCCGGCCGTGAAGCCCGTCGACGGCGTCAGGGCTCTCTACGGCGACGACTTCTACATCGTCAGCTTCCAG GAGCCTGGGGCAATTGAAGCAGAATTCAAACGCCTTGGTACGGAGTTGGTGCTAAGAAAGTTTTTCGCTGATCGAACTGCTAGCCCACTGTTCATCCCGAAGAGCGGATGgggctcaccagatgatgaggtgCCCTTGCCGAGCTGGATCACAAAGCAGGACATCAAGTACTACACGACCAAGTTTGACAAGTCTGGTTTCACCGGGGGAATGAACTACTACCGTGCTTTGAATAA GACATGGGAGTTAACTTCGCCATGGACAGGAGCTGAGATAGTGGTGCCAACGAAATTCATAGTTGGTGACTTAGATCTAACATACAATATTGCTGGCGCACAAGATTTCATTAACAAAGGTGGCCTGAAGAAGTTTGTTCCATTACTAGATGGCGTGGTGATAATGAAAGATGTCGGGCATTTCATAAATGAAGAAAAGCCAGAGGAAATTAATGTGCTCGTAATCAACTTCATAAAGAAATTCAACTAA